One region of Camelus bactrianus isolate YW-2024 breed Bactrian camel chromosome 22, ASM4877302v1, whole genome shotgun sequence genomic DNA includes:
- the KISS1R gene encoding kiSS-1 receptor, translating into MRAGVTPEPNASWWALANASGCPGCGANASDSPAPAAWPVDAWLVPLFFGALLLLGLVGNSLVIFVICRHKQMRTVTNFYIANLAATDLTFLLCCVPFTALLYPLPAWVLGDFMCKFLNYIQQVSVQATCATLTAMSVDRWYVTVFPLRALHRRTPRLALAVSLGIWVGSAAVSAPVLALHRLSPGPRTYCSEAFPSRALERAFALYNLLALYLLPLAATCACYGAMLRHLGRAAVRPAAADSALQGQLLAERAGAVRAKVSRLVAAVVLLFAACWGPIQLFLVLQALGPAGAWHPRSYAAYALKIWAHCMSYSNSALNPLLYAFLGSHFRQAFRSVCPCAPQRRPCRPRGSGPSDPAAPQAERHRLAAHQAPSKTPKPGSGEPGLRRLCVLGEGTARL; encoded by the exons ATGCGCGCCGGAGTCACACCTGAGCCCAACGCGTCCTGGTGGGCGCTGGCCAATGCATCCGGCTGCCCGGGCTGTGGCGCCAACGCCTCGGACAGCCCGGCCCCTGCGGCGTGGCCCGTGGACGCCTGGCTCGTGCCGCTGTTCTTCGGCGCGTTGCTGCTGCTGGGCCTTGTAGGGAACTCGCTTGTCATCTTCGTCATCTGCCGCCACAAGCAGATGCGGACGGTGACCAACTTCTACATCG CCAACCTGGCGGCTACGGACTTGACGTTCCTACTGTGCTGCGTGCCCTTCACGGCTCTGCTCTACCCACTGCCTGCCTGGGTGCTGGGCGACTTCATGTGCAAGTTCCTCAACTACATCCAGCAG GTCTCGGTGCAGGCCACGTGCGCCACCCTGACCGCCATGAGCGTGGACCGCTGGTATGTGACGGTGTTCCCGCTGCGTGCCCTGCACCGCCGCACGCCCCGCTTAGCGCTGGCCGTCAGCCTCGGCATCTGGGTGG GCTCGGCGGCAGTGTCCGCGCCGGTGCTCGCCCTGCACCGCCTCTCGCCCGGGCCACGCACCTACTGCAGCGAAGCCTTTCCCAGCCGCGCCCTCGAGCGCGCCTTCGCGCTCTACAACCTGCTGGCGCTCTACCTACTGCCGCTGGCCGCCACCTGTGCCTGCTACGGGGCCATGCTGCGCCACTTGGGCCGGGCGGCCGTGAGGCCCGCGGCCGCCGACAGCGCCCTGCAG GGGCAGCTGCTGGCTGAGCGAGCGGGCGCTGTGCGGGCCAAGGTCTCGCGGCTGGTGGCAGCCGTGGTCCTGCTCTTCGCGGCCTGCTGGGGCCCCATTCAGCTGTTCCTGGTGCTACAGGCGCTGGGCCCAGCGGGCGCCTGGCATCCGCGCAGCTACGCGGCTTACGCGCTCAAGATCTGGGCGCACTGCATGTCCTACAGCAATTCGGCGCTGAACCCTTTGCTCTACGCGTTCTTGGGCTCCCATTTCCGGCAGGCCTTCCGCAGCGTCTGCCCCTGCGCTCCCCAACGGCGCCCCTGTCGACCCCGCGGGTCTGGACCGTCAGATCCCGCCGCCCCCCAAGCCGAGCGGCACCGACTGGCTGCCCACCAGGCCCCCTCCAAGACCCCAAAGCCAGGCAGCGGCGAGCCAGGGCTGCGCAGGCTGTGTGTCCTGGGGGAAGGCACTGCCCGTCTCTGA
- the R3HDM4 gene encoding R3H domain-containing protein 4 isoform X4, giving the protein MVALENPEGGPEAAAAAAGVSPGGRRTLPLPGCLPALASSHVKRLSASKRKQHFINQAVRNSDLVPKAKGRKSLQRLENTQYLLTLLEADGGTPGPDDGDLAPPAAPGIFAEACSNETYVEVWNDFMNRSGEEQERVLRYLEDEGKTKARRRGPGRGEDRRREDPAYTPRECFQRISRRLRAVLKRSRIPMETLETWEERLLRFFSVSPQAVYTAMLDNSFERLLLHAVCQYMDLISASADLEGRRQMKVSNRHLDFLPPGLLLSAYLEQRS; this is encoded by the exons ATGGTCGCGCTGGAGAACCCGGAGGGCGGcccggaggcggcggcggcggcggcaggggtCTCCCCGGGCGGGCGGCGGACGCT GCCCCTTCCGGGCTGCCTGCCCGCTCTAGCCAGCTCCCACGTGAAGAGGCTCTCGGCCTCCAAGCGGAAGCAGCACTTCATCAACCAGGCTGTGCGGAACTCAGACCTCGTGCCCAAGGCCAAGGGGCGGAAGAGCCTCCAGCGCCTGGAGAACA CCCAGTACCTCCTGACCCTGCTGGAGGCAGACGGAGGCACACCTGGCCCGGACGATGGGGACCTGGCACCCCCCGCAGCACCTGGCATCTTCGCGGAGGCTTGCAGCAATGAGACCTATGTCGAG GTCTGGAACGACTTCATGAACCGCtctggggaggagcaggagagggTTCTCCGCTACCTGGAGGATGAGGGCAAGACCAAGGCACGCAGGAGAGGGCCTGGCCGCGGCGAGGACCGGCGGAGAG AGGACCCGGCCTACACACCCCGCGAGTGCTTCCAGCGCATCAGCAGGCGTCTGCGAGCTGTCCTCAAGCGGAGCCGCATCCCCATG GAAACGCTGGAGACCTGGGAGGAGCGGCTGCTGAGGTTCTTCTCTGTGTCCCCCCAGGCCGTGTACACGGCCATGCTGGACAACAG CTTTGAgaggctcctgcttcacgctgtCTGCCAGTACATGGACCTCATCTCAGCCA GTGCTGACCTGGAGGGCAGGCGGCAGATGAAGGTCAGCAACCGGCACCTGGACTTCCTCCCACCGGGGCTGCTGCTGTCTGCTTACCTGGAGCAGCGCAGCTGA
- the R3HDM4 gene encoding R3H domain-containing protein 4 isoform X1 codes for MRQNEILRTQGSIRDEGEVPLLRETRQVMAVREGLWQGSAWGSWPVSALRTAPHPTPAHRPLPGCLPALASSHVKRLSASKRKQHFINQAVRNSDLVPKAKGRKSLQRLENTQYLLTLLEADGGTPGPDDGDLAPPAAPGIFAEACSNETYVEVWNDFMNRSGEEQERVLRYLEDEGKTKARRRGPGRGEDRRRGTLAEDPAYTPRECFQRISRRLRAVLKRSRIPMETLETWEERLLRFFSVSPQAVYTAMLDNSFERLLLHAVCQYMDLISASADLEGRRQMKVSNRHLDFLPPGLLLSAYLEQRS; via the exons ATGAGACAAAATGAGATTTTAAGGACCCAGGGCTCCATACGTGATGAGGGTGAGGTCCCATTGCTGAGGGAAACCAGGCAGGTGATGGCTGTGAGAGAGGGGCTATGGCAGGGTtctgcctgggggtcctggccTGTCTCGGCCCTGaggactgccccccaccccaccccggcccACAGGCCCCTTCCGGGCTGCCTGCCCGCTCTAGCCAGCTCCCACGTGAAGAGGCTCTCGGCCTCCAAGCGGAAGCAGCACTTCATCAACCAGGCTGTGCGGAACTCAGACCTCGTGCCCAAGGCCAAGGGGCGGAAGAGCCTCCAGCGCCTGGAGAACA CCCAGTACCTCCTGACCCTGCTGGAGGCAGACGGAGGCACACCTGGCCCGGACGATGGGGACCTGGCACCCCCCGCAGCACCTGGCATCTTCGCGGAGGCTTGCAGCAATGAGACCTATGTCGAG GTCTGGAACGACTTCATGAACCGCtctggggaggagcaggagagggTTCTCCGCTACCTGGAGGATGAGGGCAAGACCAAGGCACGCAGGAGAGGGCCTGGCCGCGGCGAGGACCGGCGGAGAG GGACTCTTGCAGAGGACCCGGCCTACACACCCCGCGAGTGCTTCCAGCGCATCAGCAGGCGTCTGCGAGCTGTCCTCAAGCGGAGCCGCATCCCCATG GAAACGCTGGAGACCTGGGAGGAGCGGCTGCTGAGGTTCTTCTCTGTGTCCCCCCAGGCCGTGTACACGGCCATGCTGGACAACAG CTTTGAgaggctcctgcttcacgctgtCTGCCAGTACATGGACCTCATCTCAGCCA GTGCTGACCTGGAGGGCAGGCGGCAGATGAAGGTCAGCAACCGGCACCTGGACTTCCTCCCACCGGGGCTGCTGCTGTCTGCTTACCTGGAGCAGCGCAGCTGA
- the R3HDM4 gene encoding R3H domain-containing protein 4 isoform X2 gives MRQNEILRTQGSIRDEGEVPLLRETRQVMAVREGLWQGSAWGSWPVSALRTAPHPTPAHRPLPGCLPALASSHVKRLSASKRKQHFINQAVRNSDLVPKAKGRKSLQRLENTQYLLTLLEADGGTPGPDDGDLAPPAAPGIFAEACSNETYVEVWNDFMNRSGEEQERVLRYLEDEGKTKARRRGPGRGEDRRREDPAYTPRECFQRISRRLRAVLKRSRIPMETLETWEERLLRFFSVSPQAVYTAMLDNSFERLLLHAVCQYMDLISASADLEGRRQMKVSNRHLDFLPPGLLLSAYLEQRS, from the exons ATGAGACAAAATGAGATTTTAAGGACCCAGGGCTCCATACGTGATGAGGGTGAGGTCCCATTGCTGAGGGAAACCAGGCAGGTGATGGCTGTGAGAGAGGGGCTATGGCAGGGTtctgcctgggggtcctggccTGTCTCGGCCCTGaggactgccccccaccccaccccggcccACAGGCCCCTTCCGGGCTGCCTGCCCGCTCTAGCCAGCTCCCACGTGAAGAGGCTCTCGGCCTCCAAGCGGAAGCAGCACTTCATCAACCAGGCTGTGCGGAACTCAGACCTCGTGCCCAAGGCCAAGGGGCGGAAGAGCCTCCAGCGCCTGGAGAACA CCCAGTACCTCCTGACCCTGCTGGAGGCAGACGGAGGCACACCTGGCCCGGACGATGGGGACCTGGCACCCCCCGCAGCACCTGGCATCTTCGCGGAGGCTTGCAGCAATGAGACCTATGTCGAG GTCTGGAACGACTTCATGAACCGCtctggggaggagcaggagagggTTCTCCGCTACCTGGAGGATGAGGGCAAGACCAAGGCACGCAGGAGAGGGCCTGGCCGCGGCGAGGACCGGCGGAGAG AGGACCCGGCCTACACACCCCGCGAGTGCTTCCAGCGCATCAGCAGGCGTCTGCGAGCTGTCCTCAAGCGGAGCCGCATCCCCATG GAAACGCTGGAGACCTGGGAGGAGCGGCTGCTGAGGTTCTTCTCTGTGTCCCCCCAGGCCGTGTACACGGCCATGCTGGACAACAG CTTTGAgaggctcctgcttcacgctgtCTGCCAGTACATGGACCTCATCTCAGCCA GTGCTGACCTGGAGGGCAGGCGGCAGATGAAGGTCAGCAACCGGCACCTGGACTTCCTCCCACCGGGGCTGCTGCTGTCTGCTTACCTGGAGCAGCGCAGCTGA
- the R3HDM4 gene encoding R3H domain-containing protein 4 isoform X3, which yields MVALENPEGGPEAAAAAAGVSPGGRRTLPLPGCLPALASSHVKRLSASKRKQHFINQAVRNSDLVPKAKGRKSLQRLENTQYLLTLLEADGGTPGPDDGDLAPPAAPGIFAEACSNETYVEVWNDFMNRSGEEQERVLRYLEDEGKTKARRRGPGRGEDRRRGTLAEDPAYTPRECFQRISRRLRAVLKRSRIPMETLETWEERLLRFFSVSPQAVYTAMLDNSFERLLLHAVCQYMDLISASADLEGRRQMKVSNRHLDFLPPGLLLSAYLEQRS from the exons ATGGTCGCGCTGGAGAACCCGGAGGGCGGcccggaggcggcggcggcggcggcaggggtCTCCCCGGGCGGGCGGCGGACGCT GCCCCTTCCGGGCTGCCTGCCCGCTCTAGCCAGCTCCCACGTGAAGAGGCTCTCGGCCTCCAAGCGGAAGCAGCACTTCATCAACCAGGCTGTGCGGAACTCAGACCTCGTGCCCAAGGCCAAGGGGCGGAAGAGCCTCCAGCGCCTGGAGAACA CCCAGTACCTCCTGACCCTGCTGGAGGCAGACGGAGGCACACCTGGCCCGGACGATGGGGACCTGGCACCCCCCGCAGCACCTGGCATCTTCGCGGAGGCTTGCAGCAATGAGACCTATGTCGAG GTCTGGAACGACTTCATGAACCGCtctggggaggagcaggagagggTTCTCCGCTACCTGGAGGATGAGGGCAAGACCAAGGCACGCAGGAGAGGGCCTGGCCGCGGCGAGGACCGGCGGAGAG GGACTCTTGCAGAGGACCCGGCCTACACACCCCGCGAGTGCTTCCAGCGCATCAGCAGGCGTCTGCGAGCTGTCCTCAAGCGGAGCCGCATCCCCATG GAAACGCTGGAGACCTGGGAGGAGCGGCTGCTGAGGTTCTTCTCTGTGTCCCCCCAGGCCGTGTACACGGCCATGCTGGACAACAG CTTTGAgaggctcctgcttcacgctgtCTGCCAGTACATGGACCTCATCTCAGCCA GTGCTGACCTGGAGGGCAGGCGGCAGATGAAGGTCAGCAACCGGCACCTGGACTTCCTCCCACCGGGGCTGCTGCTGTCTGCTTACCTGGAGCAGCGCAGCTGA